CAGCCGGAGCCGACAACACATCGAGCGGGCGTCCTCGGTGTCCATCTCGCTGTTGACGAAATTCGAGAAATAGGGCGTCCCGTACTTGGCGGTCATCTCCCAGACGGGATCGAGGGTCTCGTTGTCCCACTCGAAGTCCTCCGTGATGGAGTAAGTCGGAATCGGGAACGTGAAGGGTCGGCCTTTCGCGTCGCCCTCCAGCATGACCTCGGCGAAGGCGCGGTTGATCATGTCGACTTCCGCTTGGAAGTCGCCGTACGTCGAGTCCTGGGGCTGGCCGCCGATCACGACGGGTTTGTCGGCGAGGTGATCGGGCACCGTCAGATCCATCGACAGGTTCGTAAAGGGGGCCTGGAAGCCGACTCGCGTGGGGACGTTCAGATTGAAGATGAACTGCTGGAGTTGGTGCCGTACGTCGTCGTATGCGAGGTCGTCCGCCCGGACGAACGGCGCCAGATAGGTGTCGAAATTCGACAGCGCCTGGGCGCCGGCGGCTTCGCCCTGCAGCGTATAGAGGAAGTTCACGAGTTGCATCAGCGCCACGTCGAAGTGCTTTGCGGGCGCGGACTCGACCTTTCCGCGGACGCCCTTCAGGCCCTCTCGGAGGATGTCTTCGATGTCCCAGCCCACACAGTAGGGACCGAGTACGCCCAGGTCGTGGATGTGGAGTGCGCCCGACTCGTGGGCCTGGGCCACCTCGGTACTGTAGATTTCTTCCAGCCAGTAGTCCTCGATAGTGCGTTCGGTGAGGTGGATGTTCAGCCCCTGCAGTGAATAGTCCATGTTGGAGTTTTCCCGGACGCGCCAGTCCTCGCGGTCGACGTAGGCATCGACCGCGCCCTGATCGCTCTCTTGTGTGGCCCCACTGCCTTGCTCGACCAGTCCCGCAAGATCACGTAACTCGGCGTGGCGGTGTCGATAGAGGATGTACCGCTTGGCGGCCTCGTACTCGTCGGCCGCGACGAGTGTCCGCTCGACGTGATCCTGTATCGTCTCGACTGCCACTGCCCCGTCCGTCGCGTCCAGGCGGTCTACAACCCCCTCGGTCAGTGTCTCGATGCTCGTCGCTGGGGCAACTCCCGCCGCATCGAACGCCCGCTGGATGGCGGTCGTGACCTTCGTCTGTTCGAATTCCTCGCGTGAGCCATCGCGCTTGCGAACCTCCTCGAGCATGTGACTCCCGGGTTCTGTCCGGGACTACTAAACAACTTTGCTTGCTATTGTACAAACTAATTTGTATTCGGCCACGCCGACGAACACGTCGCCTCAGCGGTCCGACAGCCGCGCCATGGCGTCCCAGGCGGGATCGCTCGCCGGTGGCTCGACTCGCTGGCCGTCGAGGTGGACGCCCCCTTTCCCGTCGGTCGCCTCGACTCCTCCGACTACTGCGGCCGGCGTCCCGCGCGTTTTCATCGCTTCGACGACCGCCGTCGCTTCTTCGGGGGTGCCGTGAGCAGGAGGCTCCCTGCACTGGAGACCGTCCAGGGATCGACGCCGACGGCTTCACACACGGGCTGGACGCCCGGCTGGATCGGGGCCGGCTCCCGCTCGACGACGAACCGGTGGCCGGCTCCCGTTGCCATCTCGGCGAGCCCACCGATGACTCCGCCCTCGGTGGCGTCGTGCATCGCGTGCAGCTCCCCGGCCTCGCTGGCCCGGGTTGCGTCTGCGACCCCGAGGATGTCCTCGACGCGCTCCTGTGCCGTCGCGACGGTCTCAGCTGAGAGGTCCAGGGCGTCCGGGAACAGCGTCGCGAACAGTCCGGCCGTCTCCGCGCCGGGACCGGTCGTGAGGACGATCGCGTCGCCCGGCTGTGCCCCGTCCGGGCGGACGAGATCCGCCGGGTCACCGACACCCAGGGCCGTAGCGCCACCGACCCACGAGTACTCGATGCCTTCGTAGCGGGCCGTGTGGCCGGCGACGACACTCACACCTAGCGATTCGGCGTGGGCGGCCATTCCGTGCCAGGCCCTGGCGAGTTCGGCGTCGGTCATCTCCGTCGGCAGTGAGAGACTCACGGTGACGTGTGTCGGCGCGATGCCCGAAACGGCGACGTCCGTTAGCACGATATCGAGCGCCATGCGCCCGGCCCGCTCGAAGCCAAGCGTGGGGAGAATCGAGAGCGGATCGGTCGCCGTCACGATCGCGCTGTCCTCGACAGAGAGCACGCCGAAGTCGACGCCGTGTTGGGGGCCAAGCGCCACGTCCGCACGGTCGGCACCCAGTTGTGGCGCGATGATCTCCTCGAAGGTCGCGTCGTCGATCTTTCCGCGATCCGGCATTGCCACCCGTAGGTCCGTCGCCGTCAAATCGTCGGCGCTTTCCTCCCGTTGTGGGCTGGCACTGCTGACGGCGTTCGGATGCGT
The sequence above is drawn from the Halorhabdus sp. CBA1104 genome and encodes:
- a CDS encoding ribonucleoside triphosphate reductase encodes the protein MLEEVRKRDGSREEFEQTKVTTAIQRAFDAAGVAPATSIETLTEGVVDRLDATDGAVAVETIQDHVERTLVAADEYEAAKRYILYRHRHAELRDLAGLVEQGSGATQESDQGAVDAYVDREDWRVRENSNMDYSLQGLNIHLTERTIEDYWLEEIYSTEVAQAHESGALHIHDLGVLGPYCVGWDIEDILREGLKGVRGKVESAPAKHFDVALMQLVNFLYTLQGEAAGAQALSNFDTYLAPFVRADDLAYDDVRHQLQQFIFNLNVPTRVGFQAPFTNLSMDLTVPDHLADKPVVIGGQPQDSTYGDFQAEVDMINRAFAEVMLEGDAKGRPFTFPIPTYSITEDFEWDNETLDPVWEMTAKYGTPYFSNFVNSEMDTEDARSMCCRLRLDNRELETRGGGLFGSNPLTGSIGVVTINLPQLGHRADDEGDFYDCLESLLDVAKRSLETKREVLERYTERGLYPYAKFYLRNVKAAQDSYWANHFSTIGLIGTHEALLNLRGPDAGIDTPEGKQFAEDVLEFMREHLREYQAETGHMYNLEATPAEGSSYRLARRDREQFPDLRVHATDRLGGEEPIYTNSTQLPFGAEPDLFDALDHQDDLQTKYTGGTVFHGWLGEQLPSPESTKQLVKTIAENYELPYYTLTPTFSVCPTHGYHSGEHEDCPECGESCEVYSRVVGYLRPTENWNPGKQAEFDERADFRPSVGD